Proteins from one Halalkalicoccus sp. NIPERK01 genomic window:
- a CDS encoding TRAP transporter large permease: MIVLLALGVPVLVAIGLGSVLLVQQTGIFPTTIYGSTLFSGLNSFALLAIPLYILTGDAIVESGLSEKLLNFANRIVGGFNSGVGTATLLGCGLFASISGSNSSDAAAIGRISHHHLKDFGYPGPYASALIASGASTGILIPPSITYIIAGTVLGVSVANLFIAGLIPGVLVLVSAIVAHTVVSRLNGYENKSSHSSPREMAAALWDAKFALMIPVIILGGIYSGIFTPTEAAAVAVFVAIAIGMSVREISFSDFPNMLEQSAIVNGIITPIIGIAIVLSQILAIYEVPSTIIDFLIGPTTAHWQVVLTMLAIFLVAGAVMETTPNILILGPLLLPVATEIGMDPIHFVIFMNLALAVGFITPPIGLNLYVMSAITEEDILAIARHAVPYLIAMIVVVVIVAYYAPLSTFTF, translated from the coding sequence ATGATCGTGCTACTGGCACTCGGTGTCCCTGTTCTTGTGGCGATCGGGCTGGGATCGGTGTTACTTGTTCAGCAAACCGGTATCTTCCCGACAACCATATACGGTAGCACGCTGTTCTCAGGGCTGAACTCCTTTGCACTTCTCGCCATTCCGTTATACATTTTGACGGGTGATGCGATCGTGGAGTCTGGTCTTTCGGAGAAACTCCTGAATTTCGCGAACAGGATTGTCGGTGGCTTCAATAGCGGCGTGGGAACTGCGACGCTATTAGGATGTGGATTGTTCGCGTCCATTAGTGGTTCGAACTCGTCTGACGCTGCCGCGATCGGTCGAATCTCGCATCATCACCTCAAGGATTTCGGCTATCCGGGCCCGTACGCAAGCGCGCTTATCGCGAGCGGTGCATCCACCGGAATACTTATTCCGCCGAGTATTACGTATATTATCGCTGGAACAGTACTTGGTGTTTCAGTAGCAAATCTGTTCATAGCCGGACTCATTCCGGGCGTACTGGTGTTGGTCAGCGCGATTGTCGCTCATACGGTGGTTAGCCGGTTGAACGGGTATGAGAATAAAAGTTCCCACAGCTCCCCACGAGAAATGGCAGCCGCACTTTGGGACGCGAAATTCGCCCTGATGATTCCGGTGATCATTCTTGGAGGGATTTACTCCGGTATTTTCACACCCACAGAAGCGGCCGCCGTAGCAGTTTTCGTCGCCATCGCTATCGGTATGAGCGTGCGGGAGATCTCTTTCTCGGATTTCCCGAATATGTTAGAACAAAGTGCGATAGTCAACGGAATTATCACGCCGATCATCGGTATCGCGATCGTCCTCAGTCAGATTCTGGCGATTTATGAGGTCCCATCCACGATAATCGACTTCTTAATCGGACCGACGACGGCACACTGGCAGGTCGTCCTCACAATGCTTGCCATTTTCCTGGTTGCCGGAGCGGTCATGGAAACGACGCCGAACATCCTTATTCTCGGACCGCTACTACTCCCCGTCGCGACGGAAATTGGGATGGATCCGATTCACTTCGTGATCTTTATGAATCTCGCACTAGCTGTCGGATTCATCACCCCGCCGATCGGCCTCAATCTATATGTCATGTCCGCAATTACCGAGGAGGACATACTCGCGATCGCAAGGCACGCTGTCCCGTATTTGATCGCAATGATCGTCGTCGTGGTGATTGTAGCGTATTACGCACCGTTGAGCACTTTTACATTCTAA
- a CDS encoding TRAP transporter small permease, with protein sequence MKDLTGWRLALHLLDRYAERFLLYGFYIFLTLIIVLEVFRRFALDSASLWGEETARFSFIYLTWIGASWGVRKRQHIRINIIHRYLSNRGVGIMYIISDIAMLIFAYFSVSWFVPVLQTTAEQGAVTQALRVNQEYFMFAVLLGFILLTIRTIQMLVWDVHAVINDHPVYEGESIFGRGDD encoded by the coding sequence ATGAAAGATCTGACCGGATGGCGGTTAGCGCTCCATTTGCTGGACCGGTACGCGGAACGGTTTCTACTCTACGGATTTTACATCTTTTTGACCCTAATTATCGTCCTCGAAGTCTTCCGCAGATTCGCCCTTGACTCTGCAAGTCTTTGGGGTGAGGAAACTGCGCGATTTTCTTTTATTTACCTAACATGGATTGGTGCGAGCTGGGGCGTTCGCAAACGGCAGCACATCCGTATTAATATTATCCATCGGTATCTCTCGAATCGCGGTGTCGGGATAATGTACATCATCAGCGATATCGCAATGCTGATCTTCGCATATTTCTCGGTAAGCTGGTTCGTTCCAGTCCTACAGACAACAGCAGAGCAGGGTGCGGTAACACAGGCACTCCGAGTTAACCAAGAGTACTTCATGTTTGCCGTCCTCTTGGGGTTCATACTGCTGACTATTCGAACGATCCAGATGCTGGTATGGGACGTCCACGCCGTTATCAACGATCATCCGGTGTACGAGGGAGAATCCATCTTTGGAAGGGGCGATGATTAA